One stretch of Streptomyces zhihengii DNA includes these proteins:
- a CDS encoding cation:proton antiporter domain-containing protein, producing MLAVTVIAAVLLAWCVLSHRLARWSITAPIAMLGAGIALTSGSDPALVFDFGDMAGFEHAVEVVLALLLFVDATEVPSGAIRRERRVVARLLGGALPLTLAAAFLTALAFFPDRPGWVLAVLATVVVPLDLAPTAAVVRDHRIPARLREVLNVEGGLNDGIVSPVFLLCVAAAAEAHTGGDDYAEAVLDAVGAAAWALGAGSLVGYGAGWLLRASWAKGWAQPAAMRLGVLSVPVAAYTLSSALGGNGFVASFVAGVCIAPAMRHMPENAVEMTDDLVTLLTLALWFLFGQIVTDEFWDGFHLSVVLYALLAVSLVRIVPVMLALIGTDLSLTDRLFLGWMGPRGVTSVVFGLLAALELRGASGGNFISRVMVITVMVSIVVHGLSGEPLARRYARSRRAAPAPTP from the coding sequence TTGCTCGCCGTCACCGTCATCGCGGCCGTGCTGCTCGCCTGGTGTGTCCTGTCGCACCGGCTCGCGCGCTGGAGCATCACCGCACCGATCGCCATGCTCGGCGCCGGGATCGCCCTCACCAGCGGCTCGGACCCGGCCCTCGTCTTCGACTTCGGCGACATGGCCGGGTTCGAGCACGCGGTCGAAGTCGTCCTCGCTCTGCTGCTCTTCGTCGACGCGACCGAGGTCCCCTCGGGCGCCATCCGACGCGAACGCCGCGTCGTGGCCCGCCTCCTCGGGGGCGCGCTGCCCCTGACCCTGGCCGCCGCCTTCCTGACCGCGCTCGCGTTCTTCCCTGATCGGCCCGGCTGGGTCCTGGCGGTGCTCGCCACCGTCGTCGTCCCGCTCGACCTCGCACCCACCGCCGCCGTGGTGCGCGACCACCGCATCCCGGCCCGGCTCCGGGAGGTGCTCAACGTCGAGGGCGGCCTGAACGACGGCATCGTGTCGCCGGTGTTCCTGCTCTGCGTGGCCGCCGCGGCGGAGGCCCACACGGGAGGCGACGACTATGCCGAGGCGGTCCTCGACGCCGTCGGCGCAGCGGCCTGGGCGCTCGGCGCCGGTTCACTCGTCGGCTACGGGGCCGGATGGCTGCTCCGCGCGTCCTGGGCGAAAGGCTGGGCGCAGCCGGCGGCGATGCGCCTCGGCGTCCTGAGCGTGCCCGTCGCCGCGTACACGCTGTCGTCGGCGCTGGGCGGCAACGGTTTCGTGGCCTCGTTCGTGGCCGGTGTCTGCATCGCGCCCGCGATGCGGCACATGCCGGAGAACGCCGTGGAGATGACCGACGACCTCGTCACCCTCCTCACGCTCGCCCTCTGGTTCCTCTTCGGACAGATCGTCACCGATGAGTTCTGGGACGGCTTCCACCTCTCGGTCGTCCTCTACGCGCTCCTCGCCGTCAGCCTGGTACGCATCGTGCCCGTCATGCTCGCGCTCATCGGCACGGACCTGTCCCTGACCGACCGGCTGTTCCTCGGCTGGATGGGGCCCAGGGGAGTGACCTCGGTCGTCTTCGGGCTGCTCGCCGCCCTGGAACTGCGCGGCGCGAGCGGGGGCAACTTCATCTCCCGCGTCATGGTCATCACCGTCATGGTCAGCATCGTCGTCCACGGCCTCAGCGGCGAACCCCTGGCCCGACGCTACGCCCGCAGCCGGCGCGCCGCACCGGCGCCGACCCCCTGA
- a CDS encoding dihydrofolate reductase family protein: MGQLIVVNFVSLDGVMQSVLSADEDRDGGFEQGGWVLPYVDEAVERFMSEATAAAGALLLGRRTYEIFAAVWPHADMNDPAVAAMNAMPKYVASRMLRDPEWDPEWANSTLLGADLAEEVRRVKDASAGETLVLGSGGLLGTLIEHDLVDEYRLLVFPLILGGGKQLFADGRGLRRLTLTATRATPSGVLINTYRRADRGQGHTAAVST; encoded by the coding sequence ATGGGACAGCTGATCGTGGTCAACTTCGTCTCGCTGGACGGTGTCATGCAGTCGGTCCTCTCGGCCGACGAGGACCGGGACGGTGGGTTCGAGCAGGGCGGCTGGGTGCTGCCCTATGTCGACGAGGCGGTGGAGCGCTTCATGAGCGAGGCGACGGCCGCTGCCGGAGCCCTGCTCCTGGGCCGCAGGACGTACGAGATCTTCGCCGCGGTGTGGCCGCACGCGGACATGAACGACCCGGCGGTGGCGGCGATGAACGCGATGCCCAAGTACGTGGCTTCCCGCATGCTCAGGGATCCGGAGTGGGATCCGGAATGGGCCAACTCCACCCTTCTCGGCGCCGATCTGGCGGAGGAGGTCAGGCGTGTCAAGGACGCGTCCGCGGGTGAGACGCTAGTGCTGGGCAGCGGAGGGCTGCTGGGAACCCTGATCGAGCACGACCTCGTCGACGAGTACCGGCTGCTGGTGTTCCCTCTCATCCTGGGCGGCGGAAAGCAGCTCTTCGCCGACGGCAGGGGCCTTCGCCGTCTCACGCTCACGGCCACGCGGGCGACACCGTCCGGGGTCCTGATCAACACGTACCGCCGCGCCGACCGCGGCCAAGGGCACACCGCTGCTGTCAGTACCTGA